A region of Syngnathoides biaculeatus isolate LvHL_M chromosome 20, ASM1980259v1, whole genome shotgun sequence DNA encodes the following proteins:
- the ube2h gene encoding ubiquitin-conjugating enzyme E2 H, with amino-acid sequence MSSPSPGKRRMDTDVVKLIESKHEVTILSGLNEFVVKFFGPQGTPYEGGVWKVRVDLPDKYPFKSPSIGFMNKIFHPNIDEASGTVCLDVINQTWTALYDLTNIFESFLPQLLAYPNPIDPLNGDAAAMYLHRPEEYKQKIKEYIQKYATEEALKEQEEGAGDSSSESSMSDFSEDEAQDMEL; translated from the exons CATCGAAAGCAAACATGAAGTCACCATCCTCAGCGGACTCAACGAATTTGTAGTGAAGTTTTTCGGACCACAGGGCA CGCCGTACGAGGGCGGCGTGTGGAAGGTGCGAGTGGATCTGCCCGACAAATACCCGTTCAAATCGCCGTCAATAG GATTCATGAACAAGATCTTTCATCCCAACATCGACGAAGC GTCGGGAACGGTGTGTTTAGATGTCATCAACCAGACGTGGACAGCCCTTTACG ACCTCACCAACATCTTTGAGTCGTTCCTGCCCCAGCTGCTGGCCTACCCCAACCCCATCGACCCCTTGAATGGAGACGCGGCCGCCATGTATCTACACAGGCCAGAAGAGTACAAGCAGAAAATCAAAG AGTACATCCAGAAATATGCAACAGAGGAGGCGCTAAAGGAGCAAGAGGAGGGCGCGGGCGACTCTTCGTCCGAAAGCTCCATGTCCGACTTCTCCGAGGACGAGGCCCAGGACATGGAGTTGTAG